A part of Streptomyces sp. NBC_01497 genomic DNA contains:
- a CDS encoding MFS transporter, translating to MKQTADPSRATRVIAVLALAGTTAAIMQTLVTPLLPRLPGLLDTTPSNATWIVTATLLVSAVCVPVTGRLGDLLGKRRMLLACSVPLIVGSVVCALSSTVIPMIVGRGLQGMGMGMVPLGIALLRDVVPQEKLSSSIALVSASMGIGGGLGLPLAAAIAQYADWRVLFWGSAALAVLIAGLVLAVVPDVPATARGQRFDLVGALGLGAGLVCLLLGISKGADWGWGSAPTLGLFVAAVVLLLAWGAWEIRTTDPLVDLRSTARPRVLLTNTASIFTSFAMYASMLVLPQLLQFPAATGYGLGQSMLAAGLWMAPGGIMMMLISPLGGKLSDAKGPKVTLISGALVIAAGYGVSLMLMGSAWGIMLAVMVINSGVGLAYGSIPALIMSSVPRSETAAANGFNTLMRSLGTSVGAAVIGLLLAHLTTASRDGRSLTSEAGFRTALGVGIAMAVVAVAIAAVIPAVRAALQGDGPQSDEQPRSAGAGEPAHSL from the coding sequence GTGAAGCAAACAGCCGACCCCTCCCGTGCGACGCGTGTCATCGCCGTGCTCGCACTCGCGGGCACGACGGCGGCGATCATGCAGACCCTTGTCACACCGCTCCTGCCGCGCCTGCCGGGCCTGCTGGACACCACGCCGTCCAACGCCACCTGGATCGTCACCGCCACCCTGCTGGTGTCGGCCGTGTGCGTGCCCGTCACCGGACGCCTCGGAGACCTGCTCGGCAAGAGACGCATGCTGCTGGCCTGCTCGGTCCCGCTGATCGTCGGCTCGGTGGTGTGCGCGCTCTCCTCCACCGTCATACCGATGATCGTCGGGCGGGGGCTGCAGGGGATGGGCATGGGGATGGTCCCGCTCGGCATCGCCCTGCTGCGTGACGTCGTTCCCCAGGAGAAGCTCAGCTCCTCCATCGCCCTGGTCAGCGCCTCCATGGGCATCGGTGGCGGGCTCGGGCTGCCTCTCGCCGCGGCGATCGCCCAGTACGCCGACTGGCGGGTCCTGTTCTGGGGTTCGGCCGCCCTGGCCGTGCTGATCGCTGGCCTGGTCCTCGCGGTCGTCCCCGATGTCCCGGCCACTGCGCGCGGACAGCGTTTCGACCTTGTCGGCGCCCTCGGGCTCGGCGCCGGGCTGGTCTGCCTGCTCCTGGGTATCTCCAAGGGAGCGGACTGGGGCTGGGGTTCCGCGCCCACCCTCGGGCTGTTCGTCGCCGCCGTGGTCCTCCTGCTCGCATGGGGAGCGTGGGAGATCCGCACCACCGATCCGCTGGTCGACCTGCGCTCCACGGCCCGGCCGCGCGTGCTGCTGACCAACACCGCCTCAATCTTCACCAGTTTCGCGATGTACGCCAGCATGCTCGTCCTGCCGCAGCTGCTCCAGTTCCCCGCCGCCACCGGCTACGGCCTGGGGCAGTCCATGCTGGCCGCGGGCCTGTGGATGGCGCCCGGCGGCATCATGATGATGCTCATCTCCCCGCTCGGCGGGAAGCTGAGCGACGCAAAGGGGCCCAAGGTCACCCTGATCAGCGGGGCCCTGGTCATCGCGGCCGGCTACGGCGTCAGTCTGATGCTGATGGGATCGGCCTGGGGCATCATGCTCGCCGTCATGGTGATCAACAGCGGCGTCGGCCTGGCCTACGGCTCCATCCCCGCCCTGATCATGAGTTCCGTCCCGCGCTCGGAGACCGCCGCGGCCAACGGTTTCAACACGCTCATGCGCTCCCTGGGCACCTCCGTCGGTGCGGCCGTGATCGGCCTGCTCCTCGCCCACCTGACGACCGCCTCGCGAGACGGCCGGAGCCTCACCTCGGAGGCCGGCTTCCGCACCGCCCTGGGCGTCGGCATCGCGATGGCGGTCGTCGCCGTGGCCATCGCGGCGGTCATCCCCGCCGTGCGTGCCGCCCTTCAGGGCGACGGGCCGCAAAGCGACGAGCAGCCGAGGAGTGCCGGCGCCGGGGAGCCCGCGCACTCCCTCTGA
- a CDS encoding TetR/AcrR family transcriptional regulator gives MSATAPSVRTERALVTREAILAAAERLFAEHGLSNVSHRQIAEAAGQRNVAAVGYHFGSRTDLVRALMARHGTPVDEIRSRYVARVEGSEDIRDWVGALVRPVTDHLGSLGVPSWNARLSAQVLTDPQLRAVVIEEAVERPRLRPILDGLGARLAHVPASVRAARGDMARHLIIHTCADRERALAEQTTPLHGSWNDTADALTDALVGLFTAPVTRPPT, from the coding sequence GTGAGCGCGACGGCACCGTCGGTACGGACCGAGCGCGCCCTCGTCACCCGGGAGGCGATCCTGGCCGCCGCCGAGCGGCTGTTCGCCGAACACGGCCTGTCGAACGTCTCGCACCGGCAGATCGCCGAGGCGGCCGGGCAGCGCAACGTCGCCGCGGTCGGCTACCACTTCGGCAGCCGGACCGACCTGGTGCGCGCCCTCATGGCCCGGCACGGCACCCCCGTCGACGAGATCCGGAGCCGCTACGTCGCCCGGGTCGAGGGCAGCGAGGACATCCGGGACTGGGTCGGCGCCCTGGTCCGGCCCGTGACCGACCATCTCGGCTCCCTCGGTGTCCCCTCCTGGAACGCCCGCCTCTCCGCGCAGGTCCTGACGGACCCGCAACTACGGGCCGTGGTCATCGAAGAGGCGGTGGAGCGCCCCCGCCTGCGCCCGATCCTCGACGGCCTCGGCGCCCGTCTCGCCCATGTCCCCGCCTCCGTCAGAGCCGCGCGGGGCGACATGGCTCGCCACCTGATCATCCACACGTGCGCGGACCGCGAACGCGCCCTCGCCGAGCAGACGACGCCGCTGCACGGCTCGTGGAACGACACGGCCGACGCGCTGACCGACGCGCTCGTGGGGCTGTTCACCGCACCGGTCACCCGCCCGCCGACGTGA
- a CDS encoding NAD(P)/FAD-dependent oxidoreductase, with protein MNTDGSVLVVGASAAGLATVETLRGKGHRGRVTVLDAATGPPYDRPPLSKQVLSGAWEPERAHLRTREALDALDAEFVLGEAAAGLDVADRTVRTASGRLLTAEAVVVATGLHPRRLPGQDALRGVHVLRTLDEARDLRRALGSARRVVVVGNGVLGSEIAATSATLGLHTTLVGVRAAPMEDRFGPCVASFLAAHHERGGVHLVNGTSVAAFSHRQGRVTGVQLSSGPTLPADVVVAAIGCVPATGWLAASGLSLDDGVVCDAACRAAPGVYAVGDVARFHHDGLGRHLRLENRTNATAQAAVVAANILGDSLTYAPVPYFWTDQFDAKIQLYGVPAAGADVTVVEGAPYRGADDRFVARYEQGGRTVAVLGWNMPKQARLHSGSLAAPASAATTGPARTLNAAPPPAP; from the coding sequence GTGAACACGGACGGCAGCGTGCTGGTGGTCGGCGCCTCCGCCGCCGGCCTCGCCACGGTGGAAACCCTTCGCGGAAAGGGCCACCGGGGCCGCGTCACCGTCCTGGACGCCGCCACGGGTCCCCCGTACGACCGTCCCCCGCTGTCCAAGCAGGTCCTCTCCGGTGCCTGGGAACCCGAACGCGCCCATCTGCGCACACGGGAGGCGCTCGACGCGCTGGACGCCGAGTTCGTCCTGGGTGAGGCGGCGGCCGGTCTCGACGTCGCGGACCGCACGGTCCGCACCGCCTCCGGCCGTCTTCTCACAGCCGAGGCTGTCGTCGTGGCGACCGGCCTGCACCCGCGGCGCCTGCCCGGCCAGGACGCACTGCGCGGCGTCCACGTCCTGCGCACCCTCGACGAGGCGCGCGACCTGCGCCGCGCGCTGGGTTCGGCCCGTCGTGTCGTCGTCGTGGGCAACGGGGTGCTGGGCTCCGAGATCGCCGCCACCAGCGCGACGCTAGGCCTGCACACCACTTTGGTGGGAGTCCGGGCCGCCCCCATGGAGGACCGGTTCGGGCCGTGCGTCGCCTCCTTCCTGGCGGCTCACCACGAGCGCGGGGGCGTGCACCTCGTCAACGGCACGAGCGTCGCCGCCTTCTCCCATCGGCAGGGCCGCGTCACCGGGGTCCAGCTGTCCTCGGGACCGACCCTGCCCGCCGATGTCGTCGTCGCCGCGATCGGCTGCGTACCCGCCACCGGCTGGCTGGCCGCCAGCGGCCTGTCCCTGGACGACGGAGTGGTCTGCGACGCCGCGTGCCGCGCCGCACCCGGCGTCTACGCGGTCGGCGACGTCGCTCGCTTCCACCACGACGGCCTCGGCAGGCACCTGCGGCTGGAGAACCGTACGAACGCCACCGCACAGGCCGCGGTCGTCGCCGCGAACATCCTCGGCGACAGCCTCACGTATGCGCCCGTGCCCTACTTCTGGACCGACCAGTTCGACGCGAAGATCCAGCTGTACGGCGTCCCCGCCGCCGGCGCCGACGTCACCGTCGTCGAGGGCGCGCCGTACCGCGGCGCGGACGACCGCTTCGTCGCCCGCTACGAGCAGGGCGGCCGGACCGTCGCCGTCCTGGGCTGGAACATGCCCAAGCAGGCCCGGCTGCACAGCGGATCGCTGGCGGCGCCCGCGTCCGCCGCCACCACGGGCCCGGCGAGGACTCTCAACGCCGCGCCGCCCCCGGCCCCCTGA
- the paaI gene encoding hydroxyphenylacetyl-CoA thioesterase PaaI → MTAVTGDDEALTTPDLALRRARELHERDGTCAMLGITLLDAGPGRADVAMQLSDTMVNGHGTAHGGFLFLLADAAFAFACNTHGPVTVAQSAQVTFLRPARPGDDLRAEARERARSGRTGVYDVTVRRPADGTVVAEFRGQSCTLRQRDT, encoded by the coding sequence ATGACGGCGGTGACGGGGGACGACGAGGCGCTCACCACCCCGGACCTCGCTCTGCGGCGGGCCAGGGAGCTCCACGAGCGGGACGGTACGTGCGCGATGCTCGGGATCACCCTGCTCGACGCGGGTCCCGGGCGGGCCGATGTCGCGATGCAACTGTCCGACACGATGGTGAACGGCCACGGCACCGCGCACGGCGGCTTCCTCTTCCTGCTCGCCGATGCGGCGTTCGCCTTCGCGTGCAACACGCACGGCCCCGTGACGGTGGCCCAGTCCGCACAGGTCACGTTCCTGCGTCCGGCGCGTCCTGGCGACGACCTCAGGGCCGAGGCCAGGGAACGCGCCCGGTCGGGCCGTACGGGCGTGTACGACGTGACGGTGCGCCGGCCGGCGGACGGCACGGTCGTCGCGGAGTTCCGGGGGCAGAGCTGCACACTGCGGCAACGGGATACCTGA
- a CDS encoding ferredoxin: MKISVDEEKCCGAGQCVMIAPGVFDQRDDDGIVILLDENPPRDHHEAARESAGVCPAAAIHLREDA, from the coding sequence ATGAAGATCAGCGTGGACGAGGAGAAGTGCTGCGGCGCCGGACAGTGCGTCATGATCGCTCCGGGGGTCTTCGACCAGCGCGACGACGACGGCATCGTCATCCTCCTCGACGAGAACCCGCCCCGGGACCACCACGAGGCCGCGCGTGAATCCGCCGGCGTGTGCCCCGCAGCGGCGATCCACCTGCGCGAGGACGCGTGA
- a CDS encoding NADPH-dependent FMN reductase produces the protein MTKIGIILGSTRPGRNGEAVAKWVLDIARQRPEAEFELVDLLDFPLPHLDEVVPPSLGQYQNDHTKAWAAKIAEFDGYIFVTPEYNHSTSGVLKNAIDYLYKEWNNKAAAFVSYGGVGGARAVEHLRLIMSELQVAHVRAQVALSLMTEFENFSVFKPGDYQLPAVETMLDQLIAWTKALEPLRGDAASA, from the coding sequence ATGACCAAGATCGGCATCATCCTCGGCAGTACCCGCCCGGGACGCAACGGCGAGGCCGTCGCCAAGTGGGTCCTCGACATCGCCAGGCAACGTCCCGAGGCCGAGTTCGAACTCGTCGACCTGCTCGACTTCCCGCTGCCCCACCTCGACGAGGTCGTTCCCCCGTCGCTGGGCCAGTACCAGAACGATCACACCAAGGCCTGGGCGGCCAAGATCGCCGAGTTCGACGGGTACATCTTCGTCACGCCCGAGTACAACCACTCGACGTCGGGCGTACTGAAGAATGCGATCGACTACCTGTACAAGGAGTGGAACAACAAGGCCGCGGCCTTCGTCAGCTACGGCGGCGTGGGCGGCGCCCGTGCCGTGGAGCACCTCCGCCTCATCATGTCCGAGCTGCAGGTCGCCCACGTGCGCGCCCAGGTGGCGCTGTCCCTGATGACGGAGTTCGAGAACTTCAGCGTCTTCAAGCCCGGCGACTACCAGCTGCCGGCCGTCGAGACAATGCTCGACCAGCTCATCGCCTGGACGAAGGCTCTGGAGCCCCTGCGCGGCGACGCGGCGTCCGCCTGA
- a CDS encoding DedA family protein produces the protein MAVPLFTATQLAVNLLDARSVLSAFGVLGIALVMFAETGLLIGFFLPGDSLLFTAGLLCAGTSGHGPTMSLPQVIVASVAGALAGAQVGYVLGRRGGRALLERSRSARLREGAVRAEELLERYGHAKAIVLARFIPVVRTVLNPLAGVLDVPPRTFAVWQAAGGLVWSAGLVVAGYVLGSSVPNVDRYLLPIIALIVVVSLVPLGVELLRSRRRAAREGGVS, from the coding sequence ATGGCCGTACCCCTGTTCACCGCGACACAGCTCGCGGTGAATCTGCTCGACGCCCGCTCCGTGCTCTCCGCGTTCGGTGTCCTCGGCATCGCCCTGGTGATGTTCGCCGAGACGGGTCTGCTGATCGGGTTCTTCCTCCCGGGTGACTCGCTGCTGTTCACCGCGGGACTCCTGTGCGCCGGTACGTCGGGCCACGGGCCCACGATGTCGCTGCCGCAGGTGATCGTCGCCTCGGTTGCCGGGGCGCTGGCCGGAGCGCAGGTCGGATACGTACTGGGCCGGCGCGGGGGCCGGGCGCTGCTGGAGCGCAGCCGCTCCGCACGGCTGCGGGAGGGTGCCGTCAGGGCGGAGGAACTGCTCGAACGGTACGGGCACGCCAAGGCGATCGTCCTCGCCCGGTTCATCCCGGTCGTGCGGACCGTGCTCAACCCCCTCGCCGGCGTGCTCGACGTGCCGCCGCGCACGTTCGCCGTTTGGCAGGCCGCCGGTGGGCTGGTGTGGTCGGCGGGCCTCGTGGTCGCGGGATACGTGCTCGGTTCCTCGGTGCCGAACGTCGACCGGTACCTGCTGCCGATCATCGCGCTGATCGTCGTCGTGTCCCTGGTGCCGCTCGGGGTCGAACTGCTCAGGTCCCGCAGGCGCGCGGCGCGCGAGGGCGGCGTGAGCTGA
- a CDS encoding cytochrome P450, whose product MSTAPRTEPAPSVPEFPHPRAVGCPFGVSPAMRSLVGLGPVSRVISWGGSSPWVVTRHAEQKALLGDPRLSADFTNPGFPSPVDPAHAHAGSADMSFVGMDDPEHARLRRMVSGAFTVKRIEAMRPAVQRMTDDFIDGMLAGPKPADLVQALALPIPSLVISELLGVPYADHEFFQSNSKTIVSSTATAEARHTAHTNLATYLDALVAKKAGDPGEDLLSQLALRVEAGEVTRRQAAAMGVLLLLGGHETTANMISLGTLLLLEHPGQLAAIRDTDDPQVVAAAVEELLRYLSIVHLGRRRTALEDIEIAGRTIRAGDGVILLSELANRDPGVFPDPDTLDITRDARPHLAFGAGTHHCVGQPLARMELQILYPALFRRIPTLRTAVPMDEIPFKHDAVIYGIHRLPVTW is encoded by the coding sequence ATGAGCACCGCCCCCCGCACAGAGCCGGCCCCCTCCGTCCCCGAATTCCCCCACCCGCGCGCCGTCGGCTGCCCCTTCGGCGTCTCGCCCGCCATGCGCTCCCTCGTCGGCCTCGGACCGGTCAGCCGGGTCATCTCCTGGGGCGGCAGCAGCCCCTGGGTGGTGACCCGTCATGCCGAGCAGAAGGCACTGCTCGGCGACCCCCGGCTCAGCGCGGACTTCACCAACCCCGGCTTCCCCAGCCCGGTCGACCCCGCCCATGCCCACGCCGGATCGGCGGACATGAGCTTCGTCGGCATGGACGACCCCGAACACGCGCGCCTGCGCCGCATGGTCAGCGGCGCCTTCACCGTCAAACGCATCGAGGCCATGCGGCCCGCCGTGCAGAGGATGACCGACGACTTCATCGACGGGATGCTCGCCGGGCCCAAGCCCGCCGACCTGGTCCAGGCGCTCGCGCTGCCCATACCCTCCCTGGTGATCTCGGAGTTGCTCGGCGTCCCCTACGCGGACCACGAGTTCTTCCAGTCGAACAGCAAGACCATCGTGTCCTCGACCGCTACCGCCGAGGCGCGGCACACCGCCCACACCAACCTCGCCACGTACCTCGACGCACTCGTGGCGAAGAAGGCCGGCGACCCCGGTGAGGATCTGCTGTCCCAGCTCGCCCTGCGCGTCGAAGCCGGTGAGGTCACCCGCCGGCAGGCGGCCGCGATGGGCGTCCTGCTGCTCCTCGGCGGCCACGAGACCACCGCCAACATGATCAGCCTGGGCACCCTGCTCCTGCTGGAGCACCCCGGGCAACTCGCCGCCATCCGCGACACGGACGATCCCCAGGTGGTCGCCGCCGCCGTCGAGGAACTCCTGCGTTACCTCTCCATCGTCCATCTCGGCCGCCGTCGCACGGCACTTGAGGACATCGAGATCGCGGGCCGGACCATCCGCGCGGGCGACGGCGTCATCCTCCTGAGCGAACTCGCCAACCGGGACCCCGGCGTCTTCCCCGACCCCGACACCCTCGACATCACCCGCGACGCCCGCCCCCACCTGGCCTTCGGCGCGGGTACCCACCACTGCGTCGGCCAGCCCCTGGCCCGCATGGAACTCCAGATCCTCTATCCGGCCCTCTTCCGCCGCATCCCCACGCTGCGCACCGCCGTCCCCATGGACGAGATCCCCTTCAAGCACGACGCCGTCATCTACGGGATCCACCGACTGCCCGTCACCTGGTAG
- a CDS encoding COG4705 family protein, which produces MTNQPDGGARTEPAPRHRRPGGGPSGRTAAGGAGPAGRANRAGATGAIKVPAVAAVFWVVKILTTGMGETTSDFLAKTLGPVVAGALGAVGLAVLLWLQLRTPRYRAWAYWSAIVMVSVFGTMAADVVHVVAGIPYAVSTVAFAVILAAVLMAWYAVEGTLSIHAVRTRRREYFYWSTVLATFALGTAAGDLTAGSLGLGYLPAGILFAAMIMIPALAWRFLGLNSVAAFWWAYILTRPLGASFADWMGVGSARGGLGWGTGPVSLALAVPIAALVVWLAVSRADSPDRAPDTTPGGRPYGTPTAPALRGGAGPDAPLRNGEGTDGAAESAPRHW; this is translated from the coding sequence ATGACGAATCAACCCGACGGCGGCGCGAGGACCGAGCCGGCACCGAGGCATCGGCGACCGGGCGGCGGACCGTCCGGGCGGACGGCCGCCGGCGGCGCGGGGCCCGCCGGCAGGGCGAACCGCGCGGGAGCCACCGGGGCGATCAAGGTTCCCGCCGTCGCGGCGGTGTTCTGGGTGGTCAAGATCCTCACGACCGGCATGGGCGAGACGACCTCGGACTTCCTGGCGAAGACGCTCGGGCCGGTCGTCGCGGGCGCGCTCGGCGCCGTCGGTCTGGCCGTGCTGCTCTGGCTGCAGTTGCGCACGCCCCGCTACCGCGCCTGGGCGTACTGGTCGGCGATCGTCATGGTGAGCGTCTTCGGCACCATGGCCGCCGATGTGGTGCACGTCGTGGCGGGCATCCCGTACGCGGTCTCCACCGTGGCGTTCGCGGTGATCCTGGCCGCCGTCCTGATGGCCTGGTACGCCGTGGAGGGCACGCTCTCCATCCACGCCGTGCGCACCCGCCGCAGGGAGTACTTCTACTGGTCCACCGTCCTTGCCACCTTCGCTCTCGGCACGGCCGCGGGCGATCTGACCGCTGGCAGCCTGGGCCTCGGCTACCTGCCGGCGGGCATCCTGTTCGCCGCCATGATCATGATCCCCGCCCTCGCATGGCGCTTCCTCGGGCTCAACTCCGTGGCCGCGTTCTGGTGGGCCTACATCCTGACCCGGCCCCTCGGGGCGTCGTTCGCCGACTGGATGGGCGTGGGCAGCGCCCGCGGTGGGCTGGGCTGGGGCACCGGCCCTGTGAGCCTGGCACTCGCGGTCCCGATCGCCGCGCTGGTCGTCTGGCTGGCGGTGAGCCGGGCCGACTCCCCGGACCGCGCGCCGGACACCACGCCCGGCGGACGCCCGTACGGCACGCCGACCGCCCCCGCGCTCCGCGGCGGTGCCGGGCCCGACGCGCCGCTCCGCAACGGAGAGGGAACGGACGGTGCGGCCGAGAGCGCCCCGCGCCACTGGTGA
- a CDS encoding BlaI/MecI/CopY family transcriptional regulator: MSGDGTAPPGRRARGQLESEVLGALWAAGGPASAATVREQVDGDPAYTTVLTILSRLYEKGLVTRERAGRGYLYTPVRDEAGHTAAGMRALLEKGGDRAAVLARFVSELPAEDERLLEQLLRAATED; the protein is encoded by the coding sequence GTGAGCGGAGACGGCACGGCGCCGCCGGGCAGGCGGGCGCGGGGGCAGCTGGAGAGCGAGGTGCTCGGTGCCCTGTGGGCGGCGGGCGGCCCCGCGTCGGCCGCGACGGTACGCGAACAGGTCGATGGCGATCCCGCCTACACGACGGTGCTGACCATCCTGTCCCGGCTGTACGAGAAGGGGCTCGTCACCCGCGAACGCGCGGGCCGCGGCTACCTGTACACGCCGGTGCGGGACGAAGCCGGGCACACCGCGGCGGGCATGCGCGCGCTGCTGGAGAAAGGCGGCGACCGGGCCGCGGTGCTGGCCCGTTTCGTCTCCGAACTCCCCGCGGAGGACGAGCGGCTGCTCGAACAGCTGCTGCGTGCGGCGACCGAGGACTGA
- a CDS encoding M48 family metalloprotease, which produces MRIALCTPLAVSAVLALTAPGAARRLPPRMASWLLAVASVIAGGGWAAALGMLAFTLIDRFPDLAAEGGWSSGVLVAHTPIGWPVGVVCAATLVVCAALLVTSASRRTRLLLAARREGRLLPPGGELAVVDDPQPGAYALPGTPGRIVVTSGMLRTLNARERSALLAHERTHLRHRHHLFLLVLHLAAAVDPLLRPVATAGAFALERWADEDAAAALADRPLVARAVARAALAAAHRPQPGLAVTGGPVPQRVRALLAPPPPMRRHLILAHAALLFACCVSLVLSAQDMDQIFDMAGAPARAAAPCHHARS; this is translated from the coding sequence ATGCGGATCGCTCTGTGCACACCCCTCGCGGTCAGCGCCGTGCTGGCCCTGACCGCGCCCGGCGCGGCCCGGCGGCTGCCACCGCGGATGGCGTCCTGGCTGCTGGCAGTGGCTTCCGTCATCGCGGGCGGCGGCTGGGCCGCGGCACTGGGCATGCTCGCCTTCACGCTGATCGACCGCTTCCCCGACCTCGCAGCCGAGGGCGGCTGGTCGTCCGGAGTGCTGGTCGCGCACACCCCGATCGGCTGGCCGGTGGGCGTGGTGTGCGCCGCGACGCTCGTGGTGTGCGCCGCTCTGCTCGTCACGTCCGCCAGCCGCAGGACACGGTTGCTTCTCGCCGCCCGGCGCGAGGGCAGGCTCCTGCCTCCCGGCGGGGAACTGGCGGTGGTGGACGATCCCCAGCCGGGCGCCTACGCCCTGCCGGGCACGCCGGGGCGCATCGTGGTGACGTCCGGCATGCTGCGCACGCTGAACGCCCGTGAGCGCAGCGCCCTGCTGGCCCACGAACGGACCCATCTGCGCCACCGCCACCACCTCTTCCTGCTGGTGCTGCACCTCGCGGCCGCGGTCGACCCGCTGCTGCGGCCCGTCGCCACCGCGGGTGCGTTCGCCCTGGAGCGCTGGGCCGACGAGGACGCGGCGGCGGCTCTCGCCGACCGTCCCCTGGTGGCCCGCGCGGTCGCCCGCGCCGCGCTCGCGGCGGCCCACCGCCCGCAGCCGGGGCTCGCGGTCACGGGCGGGCCCGTCCCGCAGCGGGTGCGCGCCCTGCTGGCCCCGCCACCGCCGATGCGGCGCCACCTGATCCTCGCCCACGCCGCGTTGCTGTTCGCCTGCTGCGTCAGCCTGGTGCTGTCCGCCCAGGACATGGACCAGATCTTCGACATGGCGGGTGCCCCGGCCCGGGCCGCGGCACCCTGCCACCACGCGCGGAGCTGA
- a CDS encoding cytochrome P450, whose product MTDTDATKALPYPLKAPSALAPPEDWESLRRECPVAPVTLPSGDGATLLTRYEDVRTALSDPRFSREGLTRPDAARVAAGGSEGIFNSPMARTLNALGPGRWRSMVVRYFTAKRMAALRPDMEAVTGRLVDGMTRGGTSADLVAELAFPLPVYIICQMLGVPESDRDRFTLWSDAFLSTTRFTREETDAAQRDFAAYLSGLVAAKRADPGDDLISVLMTGDGGAGEPMDEDALAATGQALLLAGHETTAGYIALMLAHLLADRTRWEQLLSDRSLVRHAVEESLRFDPNGSNFGMLRYTHEDTELSGTVVAAGTTVVCSMAAANRDESAWQHADTMDLSRSPNPHLTFGAGPHSCLGQPLARTELHCVLDVLLDRLPTLRLAVDPAELRAHDGLLTAPLRELPVTW is encoded by the coding sequence GTGACGGACACGGACGCGACGAAGGCCCTGCCCTACCCCCTGAAAGCCCCGTCGGCGCTGGCGCCCCCCGAGGACTGGGAGAGTCTGCGACGTGAGTGCCCCGTCGCACCGGTGACCTTGCCCAGCGGCGACGGGGCAACACTGCTGACCCGGTACGAGGATGTGCGCACGGCGTTGTCCGATCCGCGCTTCAGCCGGGAGGGCCTGACCCGTCCGGACGCGGCGCGTGTGGCGGCCGGCGGCTCGGAGGGCATCTTCAACAGCCCGATGGCACGCACACTCAACGCGCTGGGGCCGGGCCGCTGGCGGTCCATGGTCGTCCGGTACTTCACCGCCAAGCGGATGGCCGCCCTGCGCCCCGACATGGAGGCGGTGACCGGTCGGCTCGTCGACGGTATGACGCGAGGCGGCACCTCCGCCGACCTCGTCGCGGAACTCGCCTTCCCGCTGCCGGTGTACATCATCTGCCAGATGCTCGGCGTGCCCGAGAGCGACCGCGACCGCTTCACGCTGTGGTCGGACGCCTTCTTGAGCACCACCCGCTTCACCCGCGAGGAAACCGACGCCGCACAGCGGGACTTCGCCGCCTACCTGTCCGGCCTCGTCGCGGCCAAGCGGGCCGACCCCGGCGACGACCTGATCAGCGTGCTGATGACCGGCGACGGCGGCGCGGGCGAGCCGATGGACGAGGACGCCCTGGCCGCAACGGGTCAGGCCCTGCTGCTGGCCGGCCACGAGACCACCGCGGGCTACATCGCCCTGATGCTGGCGCACCTGCTGGCCGACCGCACTCGTTGGGAACAGCTCCTGTCGGACCGCTCGCTCGTCCGCCACGCCGTCGAGGAGAGCCTGCGCTTCGACCCCAACGGCAGCAACTTCGGCATGCTCCGCTACACGCACGAGGACACCGAGCTCTCCGGCACGGTGGTCGCCGCGGGGACCACCGTGGTGTGCAGCATGGCGGCGGCCAACCGGGACGAGAGCGCGTGGCAGCACGCCGACACGATGGATCTCTCGCGCAGCCCCAACCCCCACCTCACCTTCGGCGCGGGTCCGCACTCCTGCCTCGGCCAGCCGCTGGCCCGGACCGAGTTGCACTGCGTCCTGGACGTCCTGCTCGACCGGCTGCCCACTCTGCGCCTCGCCGTGGACCCGGCCGAACTGCGCGCCCACGACGGGCTGCTCACCGCACCCCTTCGAGAACTGCCGGTGACCTGGTGA